One window from the genome of Macrobrachium rosenbergii isolate ZJJX-2024 chromosome 2, ASM4041242v1, whole genome shotgun sequence encodes:
- the LOC136843892 gene encoding uncharacterized protein isoform X2, with protein MNSITWSAFGFSILALGLTLQTKVPMIDTSLPECDRRMDSLFCDFQDSSINTIYLGHTNETVGIIYVYNIAELHLNLPICTNLALNNIGKVEIEETELDLCNQTIKLTAKDTLLSKIPRNAEEIDLENCTLLSLTTVYSLTKANILNSHIEVLNVSEPSIKVASLTVDGSSIGILQKLALNGSEFSMKSTKIEFISPGGLVVQHGLAKLENCSLQNVSADSFWIYPNATLMLENISGNFRAPHTGKTSNGRLFVVENTEDKKDFFTEFVIVLSILVITMASCLGIILVHFIKKRTRSRKNGGKFQNKDEQIALLEKKLSEKNRSIKGLAKNQKRGIVTNSLLVDDSLPTHEGAAKGGDVSLAEKQFSLPSCHQSQPTNEGAAKRGDVTLTEKQLSVPSFRQSHPTHERAAKGGDVSLTEKQFSSPSCHQSETKQEDTVKEGDVALTKEQLTAPCPDNLSDKVIIFNFYSLSGQEFDIADVLKKDRIKIVLKESTYGWEEIKEKLLSRKRYLSEFQVIQVTATEFHSIRNGATLSTLSKKIRALLDLEGEMKKDNVILTKKQFNVPLYHQSLPTNKGALKGGDVTLTEKQLSSPPYHQSQPTHEGTAKEGDFTLTEKQLSSLPYHQPQPTHKDAVKEGDFTLTEKQLSSPPYHQSQPTHKGAAKEGDFTLTEKQLSSPPYHQSRHTHEDAAKEGDVTLTEKQLSSPPYHQSQPTHKGAAKEGDFTLTEKQLSSPPYHQSRHTHEGAAKEGDVTLTEKQLSSPPYHQFQPTHKGAAKEGDFTLTGKQLSSPPYHQSRHTHEGAAKEGDVTLTEKQLSSPPYHQSQPTHKGAVKEGDFTLTEKQLSSPPYHQSRHTHEGAAKEGDFTLTGKQLSSPPYHQSQPKHKGAAKEGDITLTEKQLSSPPYHQSQPTHEGAVKEGDVTLTNKELTLPPYHQPQTKQEDAAKEGDFALTKEQPTVKPYHHSPDNLSDKVIIFKPFSLAGQESDIADALRRDKIRIGLKENTYDWEEIEEKLLSRKRSLSEFQVMKVTTTEFLSIQNGETFSALTKKVPSIQVYLRSKSDFPTSR; from the exons AACACCATTTACCTTGGACATACGAACGAAACGGTCGGCATCATTTACGTATATAACATAGCTGAGCTTCATCTGAATCTACCGATTTGTACCAACTTAGCTCTGAACAACATTGGAAAAGTCGAAATAGAAGAGACGGAGCTAGACTTGTGTAATCAAACGATAAAACTCACAGCCAAAGATACTCTTCTTAGCAAGATTCCACGGAACGCGGAAGAAATTGACCTAGAAAACTGTACCTTGCTATCCCTGACGACAGTTTACTCTCTCACAAAGGCGAACATTTTAAATTCACATATAGAAGTACTCAACGTATCTGAACCTTCGATAAAGGTAGCATCGTTGACAGTGGATGGGTCTTCCATCGGCATCTTGCAGAAGCTTGCCCTTAATGGATCTGAATTCAGTATGAAATCCACAAAAATAGAGTTTATCTCTCCTGGAGGCTTAGTGGTTCAACATGGACTCGCGAAATTAGAGAACTGTTCGCTTCAAAATGTGTCGGCCGACAGCTTTTGGATTTATCCCAACGCTACTTTAATGCTTGAGAACATTTCTGGGAACTTTAGAGCACCCCATACAGGGAAAACCAGCAATGGAAGATTATTTGTCGttgaaaatactgaggataagAAAGATTTCTTCACTGAATTTGTCATAGTACTTTCTATCCTCGTCATAACGATGGCATCATGCTTGGGTATAATCTTAGTTCATTTTATTAAGAAGAGAACCCGTAGCCGTAAGAATGGTGGCAAGTTCCAAAACAAAGACGAACAAATTGCACTTCTGGAGAAAAAACTTTCCGAGAAAAACCGGAGCATTAAAGGCTTAGCAAAAAATCAGAAAAGAGGGATTGTTACAAATTCATTATTGGTTGATGATAGTCTGCCTACACACGAGGGTGCTGCTAAGGGAGGTGACGTCTCTTTAGCTGAGAAACAATTTAGCTTGCCTTCTTGTCATCAGTCCCAGCCTACCAACGAGGGTGCGGCTAAGAGAGGTGACGTCACTTTAACTGAGAAACAATTGAGCGTACCTTCTTTTCGTCAGTCCCATCCTACACACGAGCGTGCGGCTAAGGGAGGTGACGTCTCTTTAACTGAGAAACAATTTAGCTCGCCTTCTTGTCATCAGTCCGAGACTAAACAAGAGGATACGGTAAAGGAAGGTGATGTCGCCCTAACTAAGGAACAGCTGACAGCACCTTGCCCAGATAACCTCAGTGACAAAGTCattatcttcaatttttattCCCTGTCAGGACAGGAATTTGATATAgcagatgttttgaaaaaagacAGAATCAAAATAGTATTGAAGGAAAGCACATATGGCTGGGAGgagataaaagagaaattattgtCAAGAAAAAGGTACCTGTCAGAATTTCAAGTAATACAAGTTACAGCAACggaattccattccattcgaaaTGGCGCAACACTTTCTACACTGAGCAAGAAAATAAGGGCACTTCTAGATCTCGAGGGCGAGATGAAGAAAGATAACGTCATTTTAACTAAAAAACAGTTTAACGTGCCTCTTTATCATCAGTCCCTGCCTACAAACAAGGGTGCGTTgaagggaggtgacgtcactttAACTGAAAAACAGTTGAGCTCACCTCCTTATCATCAGTCTCAGCCTACACACGAGGGTACGGCAAAGGAAGGTGACTTCACTTTAACTGAGAAACAACTGAGCTCACTTCCTTATCATCAGCCTCAGCCTACACACAAGGATGCGGTGAAGGAAGGTGACTTCACTTTAACTGAGAAACAATTGAGCTCACCTCCTTATCATCAGTCTCAGCCTACACACAAGGGTGCGGCGAAGGAAGGTGACTTCACTTTAACTGAGAAACAATTGAGCTCACCTCCTTATCATCAGTCTCGGCATACACACGAGGATGCGGcgaaggaaggtgacgtcactttaACTGAGAAACAATTGAGCTCACCTCCTTATCATCAGTCTCAGCCTACACACAAGGGTGCGGCAAAGGAAGGTGACTTCACTTTAACTGAGAAACAATTGAGCTCACCTCCTTATCATCAGTCTCGGCATACACACGAGGGTGCAGcgaaggaaggtgacgtcactttaACTGAGAAACAATTGAGCTCACCTCCTTATCATCAGTTTCAGCCTACACACAAGGGTGCGGCGAAGGAAGGTGACTTCACTTTAACTGGGAAACAATTGAGCTCACCTCCTTATCATCAGTCTCGGCATACACACGAGGGTGCGGcgaaggaaggtgacgtcactttaACTGAGAAACAATTGAGTTCACCTCCTTATCATCAGTCTCAGCCTACACACAAGGGTGCGGTGAAGGAAGGTGACTTCACTTTAACTGAGAAACAATTGAGCTCACCTCCTTATCATCAGTCTCGGCATACACACGAGGGTGCGGCGAAGGAAGGTGACTTCACTTTAACTGGGAAACAATTGAGCTCACCTCCTTATCATCAGTCTCAGCCTAAACACAAGGGTGCGGCAAAGGAAGGTGACATCACTTTAACTGAGAAACAATTGAGCTCACCTCCTTATCATCAGTCTCAGCCTACACACGAGGGTGCGGtgaaggaaggtgacgtcactttaACTAACAAAGAATTGACCTTACCTCCTTACCATCAGCCCCAGACTAAACAAGAGGATGCGGCAAAGGAAGGTGACTTCGCATTAACTAAGGAACAACCGACAGTAAAGCCTTACCATCACTCCCCAGATAACCTCAGTGACAAAGTCATCATCTTTAAGCCTTTTTCCCTGGCAGGACAGGAATCTGATATAGCGGATGCCTTGAGAAGGGACAAAATTAGAATAGGACTGAAGGAAAACACATATGATTGGGAAGAGATagaagagaaattattatcaaGAAAACGAAGCCTTTCAGAATTTCAAGTAATGAAAGTAACAACAACTGAATTCTTGTCCATTCAGAATGGCGAAACCTTTTCCGCACTGACCAAAAAAGTACCATCAATTCAAGTTTATTT GAGGAGCAAAAGTGATTTTCCTACTTCCCGTTGA
- the LOC136843892 gene encoding uncharacterized protein isoform X1: protein MRCEMNSITWSAFGFSILALGLTLQTKVPMIDTSLPECDRRMDSLFCDFQDSSINTIYLGHTNETVGIIYVYNIAELHLNLPICTNLALNNIGKVEIEETELDLCNQTIKLTAKDTLLSKIPRNAEEIDLENCTLLSLTTVYSLTKANILNSHIEVLNVSEPSIKVASLTVDGSSIGILQKLALNGSEFSMKSTKIEFISPGGLVVQHGLAKLENCSLQNVSADSFWIYPNATLMLENISGNFRAPHTGKTSNGRLFVVENTEDKKDFFTEFVIVLSILVITMASCLGIILVHFIKKRTRSRKNGGKFQNKDEQIALLEKKLSEKNRSIKGLAKNQKRGIVTNSLLVDDSLPTHEGAAKGGDVSLAEKQFSLPSCHQSQPTNEGAAKRGDVTLTEKQLSVPSFRQSHPTHERAAKGGDVSLTEKQFSSPSCHQSETKQEDTVKEGDVALTKEQLTAPCPDNLSDKVIIFNFYSLSGQEFDIADVLKKDRIKIVLKESTYGWEEIKEKLLSRKRYLSEFQVIQVTATEFHSIRNGATLSTLSKKIRALLDLEGEMKKDNVILTKKQFNVPLYHQSLPTNKGALKGGDVTLTEKQLSSPPYHQSQPTHEGTAKEGDFTLTEKQLSSLPYHQPQPTHKDAVKEGDFTLTEKQLSSPPYHQSQPTHKGAAKEGDFTLTEKQLSSPPYHQSRHTHEDAAKEGDVTLTEKQLSSPPYHQSQPTHKGAAKEGDFTLTEKQLSSPPYHQSRHTHEGAAKEGDVTLTEKQLSSPPYHQFQPTHKGAAKEGDFTLTGKQLSSPPYHQSRHTHEGAAKEGDVTLTEKQLSSPPYHQSQPTHKGAVKEGDFTLTEKQLSSPPYHQSRHTHEGAAKEGDFTLTGKQLSSPPYHQSQPKHKGAAKEGDITLTEKQLSSPPYHQSQPTHEGAVKEGDVTLTNKELTLPPYHQPQTKQEDAAKEGDFALTKEQPTVKPYHHSPDNLSDKVIIFKPFSLAGQESDIADALRRDKIRIGLKENTYDWEEIEEKLLSRKRSLSEFQVMKVTTTEFLSIQNGETFSALTKKVPSIQVYLRSKSDFPTSR, encoded by the exons AACACCATTTACCTTGGACATACGAACGAAACGGTCGGCATCATTTACGTATATAACATAGCTGAGCTTCATCTGAATCTACCGATTTGTACCAACTTAGCTCTGAACAACATTGGAAAAGTCGAAATAGAAGAGACGGAGCTAGACTTGTGTAATCAAACGATAAAACTCACAGCCAAAGATACTCTTCTTAGCAAGATTCCACGGAACGCGGAAGAAATTGACCTAGAAAACTGTACCTTGCTATCCCTGACGACAGTTTACTCTCTCACAAAGGCGAACATTTTAAATTCACATATAGAAGTACTCAACGTATCTGAACCTTCGATAAAGGTAGCATCGTTGACAGTGGATGGGTCTTCCATCGGCATCTTGCAGAAGCTTGCCCTTAATGGATCTGAATTCAGTATGAAATCCACAAAAATAGAGTTTATCTCTCCTGGAGGCTTAGTGGTTCAACATGGACTCGCGAAATTAGAGAACTGTTCGCTTCAAAATGTGTCGGCCGACAGCTTTTGGATTTATCCCAACGCTACTTTAATGCTTGAGAACATTTCTGGGAACTTTAGAGCACCCCATACAGGGAAAACCAGCAATGGAAGATTATTTGTCGttgaaaatactgaggataagAAAGATTTCTTCACTGAATTTGTCATAGTACTTTCTATCCTCGTCATAACGATGGCATCATGCTTGGGTATAATCTTAGTTCATTTTATTAAGAAGAGAACCCGTAGCCGTAAGAATGGTGGCAAGTTCCAAAACAAAGACGAACAAATTGCACTTCTGGAGAAAAAACTTTCCGAGAAAAACCGGAGCATTAAAGGCTTAGCAAAAAATCAGAAAAGAGGGATTGTTACAAATTCATTATTGGTTGATGATAGTCTGCCTACACACGAGGGTGCTGCTAAGGGAGGTGACGTCTCTTTAGCTGAGAAACAATTTAGCTTGCCTTCTTGTCATCAGTCCCAGCCTACCAACGAGGGTGCGGCTAAGAGAGGTGACGTCACTTTAACTGAGAAACAATTGAGCGTACCTTCTTTTCGTCAGTCCCATCCTACACACGAGCGTGCGGCTAAGGGAGGTGACGTCTCTTTAACTGAGAAACAATTTAGCTCGCCTTCTTGTCATCAGTCCGAGACTAAACAAGAGGATACGGTAAAGGAAGGTGATGTCGCCCTAACTAAGGAACAGCTGACAGCACCTTGCCCAGATAACCTCAGTGACAAAGTCattatcttcaatttttattCCCTGTCAGGACAGGAATTTGATATAgcagatgttttgaaaaaagacAGAATCAAAATAGTATTGAAGGAAAGCACATATGGCTGGGAGgagataaaagagaaattattgtCAAGAAAAAGGTACCTGTCAGAATTTCAAGTAATACAAGTTACAGCAACggaattccattccattcgaaaTGGCGCAACACTTTCTACACTGAGCAAGAAAATAAGGGCACTTCTAGATCTCGAGGGCGAGATGAAGAAAGATAACGTCATTTTAACTAAAAAACAGTTTAACGTGCCTCTTTATCATCAGTCCCTGCCTACAAACAAGGGTGCGTTgaagggaggtgacgtcactttAACTGAAAAACAGTTGAGCTCACCTCCTTATCATCAGTCTCAGCCTACACACGAGGGTACGGCAAAGGAAGGTGACTTCACTTTAACTGAGAAACAACTGAGCTCACTTCCTTATCATCAGCCTCAGCCTACACACAAGGATGCGGTGAAGGAAGGTGACTTCACTTTAACTGAGAAACAATTGAGCTCACCTCCTTATCATCAGTCTCAGCCTACACACAAGGGTGCGGCGAAGGAAGGTGACTTCACTTTAACTGAGAAACAATTGAGCTCACCTCCTTATCATCAGTCTCGGCATACACACGAGGATGCGGcgaaggaaggtgacgtcactttaACTGAGAAACAATTGAGCTCACCTCCTTATCATCAGTCTCAGCCTACACACAAGGGTGCGGCAAAGGAAGGTGACTTCACTTTAACTGAGAAACAATTGAGCTCACCTCCTTATCATCAGTCTCGGCATACACACGAGGGTGCAGcgaaggaaggtgacgtcactttaACTGAGAAACAATTGAGCTCACCTCCTTATCATCAGTTTCAGCCTACACACAAGGGTGCGGCGAAGGAAGGTGACTTCACTTTAACTGGGAAACAATTGAGCTCACCTCCTTATCATCAGTCTCGGCATACACACGAGGGTGCGGcgaaggaaggtgacgtcactttaACTGAGAAACAATTGAGTTCACCTCCTTATCATCAGTCTCAGCCTACACACAAGGGTGCGGTGAAGGAAGGTGACTTCACTTTAACTGAGAAACAATTGAGCTCACCTCCTTATCATCAGTCTCGGCATACACACGAGGGTGCGGCGAAGGAAGGTGACTTCACTTTAACTGGGAAACAATTGAGCTCACCTCCTTATCATCAGTCTCAGCCTAAACACAAGGGTGCGGCAAAGGAAGGTGACATCACTTTAACTGAGAAACAATTGAGCTCACCTCCTTATCATCAGTCTCAGCCTACACACGAGGGTGCGGtgaaggaaggtgacgtcactttaACTAACAAAGAATTGACCTTACCTCCTTACCATCAGCCCCAGACTAAACAAGAGGATGCGGCAAAGGAAGGTGACTTCGCATTAACTAAGGAACAACCGACAGTAAAGCCTTACCATCACTCCCCAGATAACCTCAGTGACAAAGTCATCATCTTTAAGCCTTTTTCCCTGGCAGGACAGGAATCTGATATAGCGGATGCCTTGAGAAGGGACAAAATTAGAATAGGACTGAAGGAAAACACATATGATTGGGAAGAGATagaagagaaattattatcaaGAAAACGAAGCCTTTCAGAATTTCAAGTAATGAAAGTAACAACAACTGAATTCTTGTCCATTCAGAATGGCGAAACCTTTTCCGCACTGACCAAAAAAGTACCATCAATTCAAGTTTATTT GAGGAGCAAAAGTGATTTTCCTACTTCCCGTTGA
- the LOC136843892 gene encoding uncharacterized protein isoform X3 encodes MRCEMNSITWSAFGFSILALGLTLQTKVPMIDTSLPECDRRMDSLFCDFQDSSINTIYLGHTNETVGIIYVYNIAELHLNLPICTNLALNNIGKVEIEETELDLCNQTIKLTAKDTLLSKIPRNAEEIDLENCTLLSLTTVYSLTKANILNSHIEVLNVSEPSIKVASLTVDGSSIGILQKLALNGSEFSMKSTKIEFISPGGLVVQHGLAKLENCSLQNVSADSFWIYPNATLMLENISGNFRAPHTGKTSNGRLFVVENTEDKKDFFTEFVIVLSILVITMASCLGIILVHFIKKRTRSRKNGGKFQNKDEQIALLEKKLSEKNRSIKGLAKNQKRGIVTNSLLVDDSLPTHEGAAKGGDVSLAEKQFSLPSCHQSQPTNEGAAKRGDVTLTEKQLSVPSFRQSHPTHERAAKGGDVSLTEKQFSSPSCHQSETKQEDTVKEGDVALTKEQLTAPCPDNLSDKVIIFNFYSLSGQEFDIADVLKKDRIKIVLKESTYGWEEIKEKLLSRKRYLSEFQVIQVTATEFHSIRNGATLSTLSKKIRALLDLEGEMKKDNVILTKKQFNVPLYHQSLPTNKGALKGGDVTLTEKQLSSPPYHQSQPTHEGTAKEGDFTLTEKQLSSLPYHQPQPTHKDAVKEGDFTLTEKQLSSPPYHQSQPTHKGAAKEGDFTLTEKQLSSPPYHQSRHTHEDAAKEGDVTLTEKQLSSPPYHQSQPTHKGAAKEGDFTLTEKQLSSPPYHQSRHTHEGAAKEGDVTLTEKQLSSPPYHQFQPTHKGAAKEGDFTLTGKQLSSPPYHQSRHTHEGAAKEGDVTLTEKQLSSPPYHQSQPTHKGAVKEGDFTLTEKQLSSPPYHQSRHTHEGAAKEGDFTLTGKQLSSPPYHQSQPKHKGAAKEGDITLTEKQLSSPPYHQSQPTHEGAVKEGDVTLTNKELTLPPYHQPQTKQEDAAKEGDFALTKEQPTVKPYHHSPDNLSDKVIIFKPFSLAGQESDIADALRRDKIRIGLKENTYDWEEIEEKLLSRKRSLSEFQVMKVTTTEFLSIQNGETFSALTKKEEQK; translated from the exons AACACCATTTACCTTGGACATACGAACGAAACGGTCGGCATCATTTACGTATATAACATAGCTGAGCTTCATCTGAATCTACCGATTTGTACCAACTTAGCTCTGAACAACATTGGAAAAGTCGAAATAGAAGAGACGGAGCTAGACTTGTGTAATCAAACGATAAAACTCACAGCCAAAGATACTCTTCTTAGCAAGATTCCACGGAACGCGGAAGAAATTGACCTAGAAAACTGTACCTTGCTATCCCTGACGACAGTTTACTCTCTCACAAAGGCGAACATTTTAAATTCACATATAGAAGTACTCAACGTATCTGAACCTTCGATAAAGGTAGCATCGTTGACAGTGGATGGGTCTTCCATCGGCATCTTGCAGAAGCTTGCCCTTAATGGATCTGAATTCAGTATGAAATCCACAAAAATAGAGTTTATCTCTCCTGGAGGCTTAGTGGTTCAACATGGACTCGCGAAATTAGAGAACTGTTCGCTTCAAAATGTGTCGGCCGACAGCTTTTGGATTTATCCCAACGCTACTTTAATGCTTGAGAACATTTCTGGGAACTTTAGAGCACCCCATACAGGGAAAACCAGCAATGGAAGATTATTTGTCGttgaaaatactgaggataagAAAGATTTCTTCACTGAATTTGTCATAGTACTTTCTATCCTCGTCATAACGATGGCATCATGCTTGGGTATAATCTTAGTTCATTTTATTAAGAAGAGAACCCGTAGCCGTAAGAATGGTGGCAAGTTCCAAAACAAAGACGAACAAATTGCACTTCTGGAGAAAAAACTTTCCGAGAAAAACCGGAGCATTAAAGGCTTAGCAAAAAATCAGAAAAGAGGGATTGTTACAAATTCATTATTGGTTGATGATAGTCTGCCTACACACGAGGGTGCTGCTAAGGGAGGTGACGTCTCTTTAGCTGAGAAACAATTTAGCTTGCCTTCTTGTCATCAGTCCCAGCCTACCAACGAGGGTGCGGCTAAGAGAGGTGACGTCACTTTAACTGAGAAACAATTGAGCGTACCTTCTTTTCGTCAGTCCCATCCTACACACGAGCGTGCGGCTAAGGGAGGTGACGTCTCTTTAACTGAGAAACAATTTAGCTCGCCTTCTTGTCATCAGTCCGAGACTAAACAAGAGGATACGGTAAAGGAAGGTGATGTCGCCCTAACTAAGGAACAGCTGACAGCACCTTGCCCAGATAACCTCAGTGACAAAGTCattatcttcaatttttattCCCTGTCAGGACAGGAATTTGATATAgcagatgttttgaaaaaagacAGAATCAAAATAGTATTGAAGGAAAGCACATATGGCTGGGAGgagataaaagagaaattattgtCAAGAAAAAGGTACCTGTCAGAATTTCAAGTAATACAAGTTACAGCAACggaattccattccattcgaaaTGGCGCAACACTTTCTACACTGAGCAAGAAAATAAGGGCACTTCTAGATCTCGAGGGCGAGATGAAGAAAGATAACGTCATTTTAACTAAAAAACAGTTTAACGTGCCTCTTTATCATCAGTCCCTGCCTACAAACAAGGGTGCGTTgaagggaggtgacgtcactttAACTGAAAAACAGTTGAGCTCACCTCCTTATCATCAGTCTCAGCCTACACACGAGGGTACGGCAAAGGAAGGTGACTTCACTTTAACTGAGAAACAACTGAGCTCACTTCCTTATCATCAGCCTCAGCCTACACACAAGGATGCGGTGAAGGAAGGTGACTTCACTTTAACTGAGAAACAATTGAGCTCACCTCCTTATCATCAGTCTCAGCCTACACACAAGGGTGCGGCGAAGGAAGGTGACTTCACTTTAACTGAGAAACAATTGAGCTCACCTCCTTATCATCAGTCTCGGCATACACACGAGGATGCGGcgaaggaaggtgacgtcactttaACTGAGAAACAATTGAGCTCACCTCCTTATCATCAGTCTCAGCCTACACACAAGGGTGCGGCAAAGGAAGGTGACTTCACTTTAACTGAGAAACAATTGAGCTCACCTCCTTATCATCAGTCTCGGCATACACACGAGGGTGCAGcgaaggaaggtgacgtcactttaACTGAGAAACAATTGAGCTCACCTCCTTATCATCAGTTTCAGCCTACACACAAGGGTGCGGCGAAGGAAGGTGACTTCACTTTAACTGGGAAACAATTGAGCTCACCTCCTTATCATCAGTCTCGGCATACACACGAGGGTGCGGcgaaggaaggtgacgtcactttaACTGAGAAACAATTGAGTTCACCTCCTTATCATCAGTCTCAGCCTACACACAAGGGTGCGGTGAAGGAAGGTGACTTCACTTTAACTGAGAAACAATTGAGCTCACCTCCTTATCATCAGTCTCGGCATACACACGAGGGTGCGGCGAAGGAAGGTGACTTCACTTTAACTGGGAAACAATTGAGCTCACCTCCTTATCATCAGTCTCAGCCTAAACACAAGGGTGCGGCAAAGGAAGGTGACATCACTTTAACTGAGAAACAATTGAGCTCACCTCCTTATCATCAGTCTCAGCCTACACACGAGGGTGCGGtgaaggaaggtgacgtcactttaACTAACAAAGAATTGACCTTACCTCCTTACCATCAGCCCCAGACTAAACAAGAGGATGCGGCAAAGGAAGGTGACTTCGCATTAACTAAGGAACAACCGACAGTAAAGCCTTACCATCACTCCCCAGATAACCTCAGTGACAAAGTCATCATCTTTAAGCCTTTTTCCCTGGCAGGACAGGAATCTGATATAGCGGATGCCTTGAGAAGGGACAAAATTAGAATAGGACTGAAGGAAAACACATATGATTGGGAAGAGATagaagagaaattattatcaaGAAAACGAAGCCTTTCAGAATTTCAAGTAATGAAAGTAACAACAACTGAATTCTTGTCCATTCAGAATGGCGAAACCTTTTCCGCACTGACCAAAAAA GAGGAGCAAAAGTGA